A single region of the Enterobacter cloacae complex sp. R_G8 genome encodes:
- the chrA gene encoding chromate efflux transporter, whose translation MNNNLPTVDDEPGVPPPHVSFREAFLFWLKLGFISFGGPAGQISIMHQELVENRRWISEQRFLHALNYCMVLPGPEAQQLATYIGWLMHRTWGGVVAGALFVLPSLFILIALSWIYVAYGHLSVVAGLFYGIKPAITAIVVQAAHRIGSRALRNRTQWAIAAAAFVAIFTLNVPFPVIVLSAAMMGYVGGRLFPDHFGQGNAHDASRKSYGAAIIDDHTPAAPHTVFKWSRLILIIVAGVFLWATPMAMLFLSLGWTHPFTQMGWFFTKAALLTFGGAYAVLPYIYQGAVGHYQWLTPTQMIDGLALGETTPGPLIMVVAFVGFVGGYVNMAYGPDQLFLAGAVAAVLATWFTFLPSFLFILAGGPFIETTHNNINFTAPLTAITAAVVGVILNLALFFGYHVLWPQGFDGKTDWIAAVIALAAAIALFRFKYKVTHVIAACAVIGLVLHLFLRT comes from the coding sequence ATGAACAACAATCTGCCTACGGTCGACGACGAACCGGGCGTTCCACCTCCGCATGTCAGTTTCCGTGAAGCCTTTTTATTCTGGCTGAAGCTAGGATTCATCAGCTTTGGCGGGCCGGCTGGGCAGATTTCGATAATGCATCAGGAGCTGGTTGAAAACCGACGCTGGATATCCGAACAGCGCTTTTTGCATGCACTAAATTACTGTATGGTGCTTCCGGGGCCGGAGGCGCAACAACTGGCGACCTATATTGGCTGGCTGATGCACCGCACCTGGGGCGGCGTGGTTGCCGGGGCACTGTTTGTGCTCCCTTCCCTTTTTATCCTTATTGCCCTGTCGTGGATTTACGTTGCGTATGGCCATTTGTCTGTCGTGGCCGGTCTCTTCTATGGCATCAAACCGGCAATTACGGCGATTGTTGTGCAGGCTGCGCACCGTATCGGTTCGCGGGCGCTGCGTAATCGCACGCAGTGGGCAATCGCTGCCGCCGCGTTTGTCGCCATTTTCACCCTCAATGTCCCTTTTCCCGTTATTGTCCTGTCAGCCGCAATGATGGGTTATGTGGGGGGGCGCCTTTTCCCCGACCATTTTGGTCAGGGTAACGCCCATGACGCCAGCCGAAAATCCTACGGTGCTGCCATTATTGATGACCATACGCCAGCGGCTCCGCATACGGTTTTCAAATGGTCACGCTTGATCCTGATTATCGTTGCCGGTGTTTTTTTATGGGCAACGCCAATGGCAATGCTCTTTCTGAGCCTGGGCTGGACGCACCCGTTTACCCAGATGGGCTGGTTCTTCACCAAAGCGGCGTTGCTGACCTTTGGCGGTGCTTATGCGGTACTGCCTTATATCTACCAGGGTGCGGTTGGCCATTATCAGTGGCTCACGCCAACGCAGATGATTGATGGTCTGGCACTGGGCGAAACCACGCCGGGGCCGCTTATCATGGTTGTGGCATTTGTGGGATTTGTCGGTGGCTATGTGAATATGGCGTATGGCCCGGATCAGCTTTTCCTGGCAGGCGCTGTAGCGGCCGTGCTGGCGACCTGGTTTACGTTTCTGCCATCGTTTTTGTTTATCCTCGCCGGTGGTCCTTTTATTGAAACGACGCACAACAATATTAATTTCACCGCGCCGCTCACGGCGATTACCGCAGCTGTGGTTGGGGTAATTCTTAATCTGGCGCTCTTTTTTGGCTACCACGTGCTATGGCCTCAGGGCTTTGACGGCAAAACGGACTGGATCGCGGCGGTCATTGCCCTTGCTGCCGCTATCGCACTTTTCCGGTTCAAATATAAAGTGACTCACGTTATTGCCGCGTGTGCGGTCATCGGGTTGGTTTTACATCTGTTCCTCAGAACATAG
- a CDS encoding PACE efflux transporter, with amino-acid sequence MEIELNKSFKERVFHAVIFEVTANVIIALSLAWLMNVSVLQSGSLSVISALAATAWNFVFNKFFDALQKKYAFQRTFLVRAIHAVCFETGLIITLIPVAMVMLNLTVTEAFFVEIGLVLFFLPYTMLFNWLYDYLRWTFVGRKQSAT; translated from the coding sequence ATGGAAATTGAATTAAATAAAAGTTTTAAAGAACGCGTTTTCCATGCTGTCATTTTCGAAGTGACGGCCAACGTTATTATTGCGCTGTCACTGGCGTGGCTGATGAACGTGTCGGTGCTCCAGTCAGGTTCGTTATCCGTGATATCTGCACTTGCCGCTACAGCATGGAATTTTGTGTTTAATAAATTCTTTGATGCCCTTCAGAAAAAATATGCATTTCAACGAACATTTCTCGTTCGCGCGATCCATGCGGTCTGCTTTGAAACAGGACTTATCATCACATTAATCCCTGTCGCGATGGTAATGCTGAATTTAACAGTGACTGAGGCATTTTTTGTCGAGATCGGTCTGGTACTGTTTTTTCTGCCATACACGATGCTGTTTAACTGGCTCTATGACTACCTGCGTTGGACATTTGTTGGGCGAAAACAGTCTGCTACATAA
- a CDS encoding VOC family protein, whose amino-acid sequence MFDHVKFGVSDYEKSKTFFLNALEPLGVRLIDEGTPEYGVEMSSGNVSLCLFQTRDKPAPLHLAFVAETRKQVDDFYHAAMRAGARDNGAPGLRPYSKNYYAAFVIAPDGHNIEAVCHAPD is encoded by the coding sequence ATGTTCGATCATGTGAAATTCGGCGTCAGTGATTACGAGAAAAGTAAAACCTTCTTCCTCAACGCGCTTGAGCCGCTTGGTGTAAGGCTCATCGATGAAGGCACACCTGAGTACGGTGTTGAAATGAGTTCCGGCAACGTGTCACTCTGCCTGTTCCAGACGCGCGACAAACCGGCCCCACTGCACCTGGCGTTTGTGGCAGAAACACGCAAGCAGGTTGATGATTTTTACCATGCCGCAATGCGAGCGGGTGCCAGGGATAACGGTGCCCCAGGCTTGCGGCCCTACAGCAAAAACTACTATGCCGCCTTTGTCATTGCGCCTGACGGCCATAATATCGAGGCGGTCTGTCATGCACCGGACTGA
- a CDS encoding mechanosensitive ion channel family protein, with protein MNKVLLALLSCVLSIISFTGIAAEPRQEPTEQERARTVYIFHQPIVMLQAKFGLTTPEERVLRIRHTLRNFTQQDVREPLKIVPVTRYNQQGRLIVMNNKPVLLLTQADLDEGDDLTLDQAAQRVLARMEAQRTALRDQYDTGWLALSAGKTVVGLLALSLFWYGAWRSWRWVRNVCRRRILENRSVIPQRWRKFVGAIEARLYALLMILLGILGLYLWLSWAFSLFPWTRVWGASLGDWTMRVLRDIVLSIVSAMPGIMIVLIIFVITAFILKLLKVLLNQVEAGRLQLPGIHPETVGATRKLISVVVWLFALSAAYPFLPGANSLAFKGISVFFGLMLTLGSAGVMNHAMSGLVLIYSRALRKGDVIRVADNEGLVTEIGMLATKIITRENYVVTVPNAVVVSGKITNLSVQNPDGGVNLTIGVTIGYDTPWRQVHAMLEMAARRSKCVDPSQQPLVRQLGLMDWYIAYELQVKLQPGQSLAEARNELHSNIQDVFNEFNVQIMSPNFVMQPEGAVVVAEENWFAAPAEKPTQKPS; from the coding sequence ATGAACAAGGTCCTGCTCGCATTATTATCCTGCGTGCTCTCGATCATCTCATTTACCGGCATCGCCGCCGAGCCACGGCAGGAGCCTACTGAGCAGGAACGTGCCCGAACGGTTTACATTTTTCACCAGCCGATTGTGATGCTACAGGCCAAATTTGGTCTCACCACTCCTGAAGAGCGCGTATTGCGTATCCGTCATACCCTGCGTAATTTCACCCAGCAGGATGTGCGTGAGCCGCTGAAAATTGTCCCCGTTACCCGTTACAACCAGCAGGGAAGGCTGATTGTCATGAACAATAAGCCTGTTCTATTGCTGACACAGGCGGATCTCGATGAGGGCGATGATCTGACCCTTGACCAGGCCGCTCAGCGCGTGCTGGCGCGGATGGAGGCGCAGCGTACGGCGCTTCGCGATCAGTATGACACCGGCTGGCTGGCGCTCTCCGCCGGGAAAACCGTCGTCGGACTGCTGGCACTGTCTCTTTTCTGGTATGGCGCGTGGCGGTCATGGCGCTGGGTTCGGAATGTCTGCCGTCGTCGTATTCTTGAAAACCGCAGCGTCATTCCTCAACGCTGGCGTAAGTTTGTCGGCGCAATTGAGGCCCGTTTGTATGCTTTGCTGATGATTTTACTGGGCATTCTCGGATTGTATCTCTGGCTGAGCTGGGCGTTCAGCTTGTTCCCCTGGACACGCGTCTGGGGTGCATCGTTAGGCGACTGGACCATGCGCGTTCTGCGGGATATTGTGCTATCGATTGTCTCGGCCATGCCGGGCATTATGATTGTCCTGATCATCTTTGTGATTACCGCCTTTATTCTGAAGCTCCTGAAGGTGTTGTTAAATCAGGTGGAAGCAGGGCGCCTGCAGCTGCCGGGCATTCATCCTGAAACCGTGGGAGCAACGCGTAAACTGATTTCTGTCGTGGTGTGGTTATTTGCCCTCTCTGCGGCCTATCCGTTTTTACCGGGAGCGAATTCGCTGGCGTTTAAAGGCATTAGCGTCTTCTTTGGCCTGATGCTTACCCTGGGTTCGGCAGGCGTGATGAACCATGCGATGAGCGGGCTGGTACTGATTTACTCGCGAGCGTTGAGGAAAGGAGACGTTATACGGGTTGCGGATAACGAAGGGCTGGTCACGGAGATAGGCATGCTGGCGACCAAGATCATCACCCGCGAGAACTATGTTGTGACCGTACCCAATGCGGTGGTGGTGAGCGGAAAAATCACCAATCTGAGCGTGCAGAATCCTGACGGCGGCGTGAACCTGACGATTGGCGTGACGATTGGCTATGACACACCGTGGCGACAGGTTCATGCCATGCTGGAGATGGCAGCCAGACGGTCGAAATGTGTTGACCCTTCGCAGCAGCCCCTGGTGCGTCAGCTGGGGCTGATGGACTGGTACATTGCCTATGAGCTGCAGGTAAAATTGCAGCCCGGACAGTCACTTGCCGAGGCCCGCAATGAGCTCCACAGTAACATTCAGGACGTTTTCAACGAGTTCAACGTGCAAATTATGTCGCCAAACTTCGTGATGCAGCCGGAAGGTGCGGTCGTCGTCGCGGAAGAAAACTGGTTCGCAGCACCGGCAGAGAAACCCACACAAAAGCCATCATGA
- a CDS encoding DUF4406 domain-containing protein: MTQQLILIAGPWRSGTDGDQAKMDENLARLENAALAVYQRGHVPVIGEWLALPLAKAAGSTSIGDEISETMLYPVAHRLIARCDAIYRIAGASKGADMDIEVARKLGLNVYTSLESIPQV, encoded by the coding sequence ATGACACAACAGTTGATTTTAATTGCCGGGCCCTGGCGCAGCGGGACTGATGGCGACCAGGCAAAAATGGATGAAAACCTTGCCCGTCTGGAAAACGCTGCGTTAGCTGTTTACCAGCGTGGCCACGTTCCGGTGATTGGCGAATGGCTCGCGCTACCGCTGGCCAAAGCCGCAGGTTCAACGTCAATTGGGGATGAAATCAGTGAGACGATGCTCTATCCCGTTGCACACCGACTCATTGCCAGATGCGATGCGATTTATCGTATTGCCGGTGCGTCTAAGGGCGCCGATATGGATATTGAGGTTGCCCGGAAGCTGGGGTTGAACGTCTACACCTCATTAGAAAGCATCCCTCAGGTCTGA
- a CDS encoding DeoR/GlpR family DNA-binding transcription regulator — protein sequence MLTSQRKQLILEKLAAEGQVQSKALSVHFAVSEDTIRRDLRELAAEGRLQRVHGGALPASSATVPFAERKSVKMDAKKNVARKGAKLISPGQVVIVDGGTTTSELIAFLPADLRITVVTHSPSIALGLVEHPSIDVILIGGRLYKHSIVTVGAAAIEGIDNIHADLFFMGVTGIHPEAGLTTGDFEEACIKRAFSGRAAETVVLASPEKINTASSFVIGELSLVNTIVVEDGTDRAWINAVREKGVSVVKTSDPE from the coding sequence ATGCTCACCAGTCAGCGAAAACAATTAATCCTTGAGAAGCTTGCCGCTGAAGGCCAGGTCCAGTCTAAAGCGCTCAGTGTACATTTCGCGGTGTCAGAAGACACCATTCGTCGTGATTTGCGTGAGCTGGCGGCAGAAGGGCGTTTACAGCGTGTCCATGGCGGTGCGCTGCCGGCCTCGTCGGCCACCGTGCCATTTGCCGAGCGTAAATCGGTGAAGATGGATGCGAAAAAAAATGTGGCCCGCAAAGGCGCGAAGCTCATTTCCCCGGGCCAGGTGGTGATCGTCGACGGCGGCACCACCACGTCGGAACTGATCGCGTTTTTGCCGGCGGATTTACGCATTACCGTGGTCACACACAGCCCGAGCATTGCCCTGGGACTCGTTGAACATCCTTCGATTGATGTCATTTTGATCGGCGGGCGTCTGTACAAACACTCCATCGTGACGGTAGGTGCAGCAGCCATTGAGGGCATCGACAATATTCATGCGGATCTGTTCTTTATGGGGGTTACCGGCATCCATCCTGAAGCGGGGCTTACCACCGGGGATTTCGAAGAGGCGTGCATCAAACGTGCATTTTCCGGCAGGGCCGCCGAGACGGTGGTCCTGGCGTCGCCAGAAAAAATTAACACCGCATCATCGTTTGTGATTGGCGAGCTATCGCTGGTCAATACGATTGTCGTGGAAGACGGTACCGATCGCGCCTGGATTAACGCGGTCAGGGAGAAAGGGGTTTCCGTGGTGAAGACTTCAGATCCAGAATAA
- a CDS encoding NUDIX domain-containing protein, with translation MQSKRADVRIIENETLSDNWYILKKYTFELQRRDGEWQRQSREVYDRGNGATILLYNRDKRTVILTRQFRFPVFINGHEDDLIEAAAGLLDNMDPESRIKAEAEEETGYRVSRVEKVFEAYMSPGSVTEKLYFYIAEYHPQDRTSEGGGIKAEGEDIDVLEMPLDEALRSIETGQIVDGKTIMLIYHIALKGIL, from the coding sequence GTGCAATCGAAACGTGCAGATGTACGCATCATTGAAAATGAAACGCTGTCGGATAACTGGTACATCCTTAAAAAATATACCTTCGAGCTGCAGCGACGCGACGGTGAATGGCAGCGACAAAGCCGCGAAGTGTATGACCGGGGGAACGGGGCAACGATACTGCTCTATAACCGCGATAAAAGAACGGTGATCCTGACGCGGCAGTTCCGCTTTCCGGTCTTTATCAATGGTCATGAGGACGACCTTATCGAAGCCGCCGCCGGGCTGCTGGATAACATGGATCCCGAAAGCCGCATCAAAGCGGAAGCGGAAGAAGAGACCGGATATCGTGTCTCCCGTGTTGAGAAGGTGTTTGAAGCCTACATGAGTCCAGGCTCCGTCACGGAAAAGCTCTATTTTTATATCGCTGAGTATCACCCACAGGATCGAACCAGCGAAGGCGGCGGAATTAAGGCAGAGGGAGAAGATATCGACGTGCTGGAAATGCCGCTGGACGAGGCATTGCGCAGCATTGAAACCGGCCAAATCGTGGACGGCAAAACCATTATGCTGATTTACCATATTGCGCTGAAAGGCATTCTGTAA
- the tam gene encoding trans-aconitate 2-methyltransferase, whose protein sequence is MADWNPSLYLQYGAERTRPAAELLARIPLVEVSTIVDLGCGPGNSTALLKHRWPSAHITGVDNSPAMLEEARQALPDCHFVEADIRQYKPGQTLGLIYANASLQWVPDHYDLLPHLVSLLKLNGVLAIQMPDNWLEPTHVSMREVAVEEGYPDRGREPLPGVHAYYDILTEAGCDVDIWRTTYFHKMSSHQAIIDWVSATGLRPWLQELNESEQKQFLKRYHELLEEQYPLQENGQILLAFPRLFIVAQRQP, encoded by the coding sequence ATGGCCGACTGGAACCCTTCGCTTTACCTGCAATATGGTGCAGAACGCACGCGCCCCGCCGCTGAACTGCTCGCCAGAATTCCGCTGGTTGAGGTGTCCACCATCGTTGACTTAGGCTGTGGACCGGGAAACAGCACCGCGCTGCTGAAGCATCGCTGGCCTTCCGCCCACATCACCGGTGTCGATAACTCACCGGCGATGCTCGAAGAGGCGCGCCAGGCGTTGCCTGATTGCCACTTTGTTGAAGCCGATATTCGTCAGTACAAGCCGGGCCAGACCCTGGGCCTGATTTATGCAAATGCCTCGCTACAGTGGGTCCCTGACCATTACGATCTTCTTCCGCATCTGGTTTCGCTGCTGAAGTTAAACGGCGTGCTGGCGATCCAGATGCCCGATAACTGGCTGGAACCGACACACGTCTCGATGCGTGAAGTGGCTGTTGAAGAAGGTTATCCGGATCGTGGCCGTGAACCTCTGCCCGGTGTCCATGCGTATTACGATATTCTGACGGAGGCAGGCTGCGACGTGGATATCTGGCGCACAACCTATTTCCATAAAATGAGTTCGCATCAGGCGATTATTGACTGGGTGAGTGCCACGGGGCTGCGTCCGTGGTTACAGGAGCTGAATGAAAGCGAGCAGAAGCAGTTCCTGAAACGCTACCATGAACTGCTGGAAGAGCAGTATCCGCTTCAGGAAAACGGGCAGATACTGCTGGCATTTCCACGCTTGTTTATCGTTGCTCAACGTCAACCCTGA
- a CDS encoding cytochrome c biogenesis protein/redoxin: MFLIIAFLGGMISLLSPCTLPVIPLLFAGFQGQRRHMLALLAGMIVMFTLVALVATAASSWIAQATITGRWVALVVLAIAALALIFPTFAQRIAGPAVSAGNLLNTRSGQTRGMISAFLAGLAVGLLWSPCAGPILGAIFSLNIAGHSAIATGALLAAYGSGCALMLGLLVAGGRTLMAPLRAQSALMERLRKGAGVVMLATVAFNATGMTSVLKGANGVADRLENSLLSLAKPTTTPVKLQPVVMTEPSSQLPSLSGGTGWINGDPVTSDSLRGKVVLIDFWTWDCINCQHTLPYVRDWAKKYQSQGLVVIGVHTPEYPWEKPLASVQKAVTKWQLPYRVVTDNNYQIWNAFGNQYWPAHYYFDAKGQLRYTSFGEGNYDQQEKVIQQLLKEARS; this comes from the coding sequence ATGTTTCTGATAATCGCTTTTCTGGGCGGGATGATAAGTCTGCTCAGCCCATGCACACTCCCGGTTATTCCACTGCTGTTTGCCGGGTTCCAGGGGCAACGACGGCATATGCTGGCGTTGCTCGCGGGGATGATTGTAATGTTCACCCTCGTGGCACTGGTGGCTACCGCCGCCAGCAGCTGGATCGCCCAGGCGACGATAACAGGGCGCTGGGTCGCACTGGTTGTACTGGCAATAGCCGCGCTGGCACTCATTTTCCCGACATTCGCCCAGCGTATTGCCGGACCGGCCGTCAGCGCCGGTAATCTCCTCAACACACGCAGCGGGCAGACGCGCGGCATGATCTCTGCCTTTCTGGCCGGGCTGGCCGTCGGGTTGCTCTGGTCGCCGTGCGCCGGGCCGATTCTGGGCGCTATATTCAGCCTGAATATTGCCGGTCACTCCGCCATTGCCACGGGGGCACTGCTGGCCGCTTACGGCAGTGGATGCGCGCTGATGCTGGGGCTGCTGGTTGCCGGTGGCCGCACGCTGATGGCCCCCCTGCGCGCCCAATCGGCATTGATGGAAAGGTTACGCAAGGGGGCGGGCGTGGTGATGTTAGCGACCGTTGCGTTTAACGCCACCGGGATGACATCCGTTCTGAAAGGTGCAAATGGCGTCGCAGACCGCCTGGAAAATTCCCTCCTGAGTCTGGCGAAACCGACGACGACCCCGGTGAAGCTCCAGCCGGTGGTGATGACCGAGCCCAGCAGCCAGTTGCCCTCCTTAAGCGGCGGAACGGGATGGATAAACGGTGACCCTGTCACGTCTGACTCTCTGCGGGGGAAGGTGGTATTGATTGATTTCTGGACGTGGGACTGCATCAACTGCCAGCATACGCTCCCGTATGTCCGCGACTGGGCCAAAAAGTACCAGTCGCAGGGTCTGGTGGTGATAGGTGTGCATACGCCGGAATACCCGTGGGAAAAACCGCTCGCCTCGGTGCAAAAAGCGGTGACGAAATGGCAGCTCCCGTATCGGGTGGTAACAGACAACAACTATCAGATCTGGAACGCCTTCGGGAATCAGTACTGGCCCGCACACTACTATTTCGATGCCAAAGGGCAGCTGCGCTATACCTCCTTTGGCGAAGGCAATTATGACCAGCAGGAAAAAGTTATTCAGCAGCTGCTGAAGGAGGCCCGCTCCTGA
- a CDS encoding HAMP domain-containing sensor histidine kinase, translated as MRLWPRSLLTRLLIIVMLGLLLANALSLTLVMLERMRSARTVMLGNLEYDVSTSVAILDRLPAKERPAWLERLARGNYRYILGTGEPGPAPHDKRSQDAIRTLTEALSATWPLTFTAVPGPVSHIQAHLTLSDGSPLTIDLIPRMPPVASWLPVVLVLQLLLLAFCSWIAVRQVIRPFSQFTRAVDSLDPAASSPMTETGPVEVQRAAHAFNAMQARIQSYLRERAQILASVSHDLQTPITRMKLRVEMADQPELRDKLLNDLDNMTRLVREGIAYARSSESLEETSLKLELNAWVNSIASDYQDIGKNVQLQATDARLPIVTRPQALRRVMTNLLDNALKFGDYAVITIHSDAHHVTISIRDGGPGIPDAELEAVLQPFYRVETSRNRDTGGTGLGLAIAAQLTAQLGGKLHLANHVEGGLDVSITLPRG; from the coding sequence ATGAGGCTCTGGCCACGCTCGTTACTGACGCGACTGCTGATCATCGTGATGCTGGGGCTCCTGCTGGCCAACGCGCTCAGCCTGACGCTGGTCATGCTGGAGCGGATGCGCAGCGCCCGCACGGTGATGCTCGGCAACCTGGAATATGACGTTTCCACCAGTGTGGCCATCCTGGACCGGCTTCCCGCGAAGGAGCGTCCAGCCTGGCTGGAGCGACTGGCGCGGGGGAACTATCGCTACATCCTGGGAACCGGTGAACCGGGGCCCGCACCGCATGACAAGCGCTCGCAGGATGCCATCCGCACCCTGACAGAGGCGCTGTCAGCAACCTGGCCACTGACGTTTACTGCCGTGCCGGGGCCGGTTTCCCATATTCAGGCCCACCTTACGCTGAGCGATGGTTCGCCGCTGACCATTGACCTTATCCCCCGAATGCCACCGGTCGCCAGCTGGCTGCCTGTGGTGCTTGTGTTGCAGCTGCTGCTTCTGGCGTTCTGCTCATGGATTGCCGTGCGTCAGGTTATTCGACCTTTTTCGCAGTTTACCCGGGCGGTGGATTCCCTCGACCCGGCAGCAAGCTCGCCGATGACCGAGACAGGGCCAGTCGAGGTGCAACGGGCCGCACACGCCTTTAATGCCATGCAGGCGCGTATCCAGTCGTACCTGCGTGAGCGCGCGCAGATCCTGGCCTCTGTATCGCACGACCTCCAGACCCCGATAACGCGCATGAAGCTACGCGTCGAAATGGCGGACCAGCCGGAACTGCGGGACAAGTTGCTTAACGACCTGGATAATATGACGCGCCTGGTGCGTGAAGGAATAGCGTATGCCCGGTCATCAGAATCTCTGGAAGAGACCTCGCTCAAGCTGGAGTTGAACGCCTGGGTCAACAGCATTGCCAGTGATTATCAGGACATCGGGAAAAACGTGCAGCTTCAGGCAACCGATGCCCGTCTTCCGATTGTCACGCGCCCGCAGGCGCTACGCCGGGTGATGACTAATCTGCTGGATAATGCGCTGAAATTTGGCGACTACGCCGTCATTACGATTCATTCAGATGCCCATCATGTCACGATCTCGATTCGCGATGGCGGACCGGGGATACCGGACGCCGAACTGGAGGCGGTATTGCAGCCGTTTTATCGGGTGGAAACCTCACGAAACCGCGACACCGGGGGCACCGGATTAGGGCTGGCGATCGCCGCCCAGCTGACTGCGCAGTTAGGCGGGAAATTGCATCTGGCGAACCACGTCGAGGGCGGGTTGGACGTTTCGATTACGCTGCCGCGCGGGTAA
- a CDS encoding response regulator produces the protein MEHIDHILVVDDDRDIRELIVDYLVKSGYRASGAANGKEMRAVLDKQHVDLVVLDVMMPGDDGLTLCRGLRSGKHKDLPILMLTARNEETDRILGLEMGADDYVVKPFVARELLARIKAILRRFRTMPPNLQVTEAGRLVMFGDWQLDTVARHLIDSEGMIVALSGAEYRLLRVFLDHPQRVLTRDQLLNLTQGRDAELFERSIDLLVSRVRQRLNEDARTPAYIKTVRSEGYVFTMPVIIKEANE, from the coding sequence GTGGAGCATATTGATCATATCCTTGTCGTCGATGACGACAGGGATATTCGTGAATTGATTGTCGACTATCTCGTCAAGTCGGGCTATCGCGCGTCTGGCGCGGCGAACGGCAAAGAGATGCGGGCTGTGCTTGATAAACAGCATGTCGATCTGGTGGTGCTGGACGTGATGATGCCAGGCGATGACGGATTAACGCTCTGCCGGGGACTGCGCAGCGGTAAACATAAAGATCTGCCGATCCTGATGCTAACCGCGCGCAACGAAGAGACCGATCGGATCCTGGGGCTGGAAATGGGGGCCGATGACTATGTCGTGAAGCCCTTTGTTGCGCGCGAACTGCTGGCGCGTATCAAAGCCATTTTGCGCCGTTTTCGCACGATGCCCCCCAATCTGCAGGTCACCGAAGCCGGGCGCCTGGTGATGTTTGGCGACTGGCAACTGGACACCGTTGCCCGCCACCTGATCGACAGCGAAGGGATGATTGTGGCGCTCAGCGGGGCGGAATATCGCCTTCTGCGCGTGTTCCTTGACCATCCTCAGCGCGTGCTGACACGCGATCAGCTGCTTAACCTGACCCAGGGGCGAGATGCCGAACTCTTTGAGCGCTCAATTGATCTCCTGGTCAGCCGGGTTCGCCAGCGGCTGAATGAAGATGCCCGCACGCCGGCCTACATCAAGACCGTTCGCAGTGAAGGGTACGTTTTCACCATGCCGGTGATCATCAAAGAGGCCAATGAATGA
- a CDS encoding alpha/beta fold hydrolase: MFSKLAYSTLALTVSLGTVMACQAEVTGKDVTAAFDHPQQINAGDLNIGYVDIGPKNGQPVILLHGWPYDIHSYAEVAPALAAKGYRVIVPSLRGYGTTRFLSASTPRNGQPSAMAKDIVNLMDALNIKQAVFAGYDWGARTADIVAALWPERVKSLVSVSGYLISSQQIGKQPLPPKAEQQWWYQFYFATERGAEGYAKNTHDFARLIWSQASPDWTFSDATFNASAKSLDNPDHVAVTLSNYRWRLGLEKGERKYDSYEQKLATLPNITVPTITIEGGNNGAPHPAPQAYAGKFTGKYEHRTFGATVGHNPPQEDPQDFVKAVIDADKL, translated from the coding sequence ATGTTCAGCAAACTCGCGTATTCAACCCTGGCGTTAACCGTTTCTCTTGGCACCGTCATGGCCTGTCAGGCCGAAGTCACCGGCAAAGATGTCACCGCGGCCTTCGATCACCCTCAGCAAATTAACGCCGGCGATCTGAATATCGGCTATGTCGATATCGGTCCGAAAAATGGTCAGCCGGTAATTCTGTTACACGGCTGGCCGTACGATATTCACAGCTACGCCGAGGTCGCACCTGCACTGGCCGCAAAAGGCTACCGGGTAATCGTGCCGTCATTGCGCGGCTACGGCACCACGCGTTTTCTGTCTGCAAGCACGCCGCGTAACGGCCAGCCTTCGGCCATGGCGAAAGACATCGTTAACCTGATGGACGCACTCAACATTAAACAGGCTGTTTTTGCCGGATACGACTGGGGCGCCCGTACGGCAGATATTGTCGCGGCGCTGTGGCCTGAACGCGTCAAATCCCTTGTTTCGGTCAGCGGTTACCTGATCAGCAGCCAGCAGATTGGTAAACAGCCGTTGCCGCCTAAAGCAGAGCAGCAGTGGTGGTATCAGTTCTATTTCGCAACAGAACGCGGTGCCGAAGGCTATGCCAAAAATACCCATGACTTCGCCCGTCTGATCTGGTCGCAGGCCTCACCAGACTGGACGTTTTCCGATGCGACCTTTAACGCCAGCGCAAAATCTCTGGATAACCCCGATCACGTCGCGGTTACGCTCAGCAACTATCGCTGGCGTTTAGGGCTTGAAAAAGGCGAGCGTAAATACGACAGCTACGAGCAGAAGCTGGCGACATTGCCAAATATCACCGTCCCGACAATCACCATCGAAGGCGGCAACAACGGGGCGCCACATCCTGCACCGCAGGCCTATGCCGGTAAATTCACGGGTAAATATGAACACCGCACCTTTGGGGCCACCGTGGGGCACAACCCGCCGCAGGAAGACCCGCAGGATTTCGTCAAGGCGGTTATCGACGCGGATAAGCTGTGA